In a genomic window of Argonema galeatum A003/A1:
- a CDS encoding GAF domain-containing protein — protein sequence MTDQTLPTVLEKILSDSSTPDAVFSALLPALGEVLKCDRIFLYLYNPQKQLGKVAYCWRRSPEYPDVTEFNWKKEPASLPLEDPLFAAALRTEPSVFVEDVETASPKVVNKDFEQKNFGHRALVHAHLCQDGLLWGILQPCVFGQPRVWTEFDRFVIATITEKIAPLAVTYIKTTHF from the coding sequence ATGACAGACCAAACTCTACCGACAGTTCTGGAGAAAATTTTGAGCGACAGCAGTACGCCAGATGCTGTTTTTTCTGCCTTGCTGCCAGCTTTGGGCGAGGTGTTAAAATGCGATCGCATCTTCCTTTATTTGTACAATCCACAAAAGCAGCTTGGCAAAGTAGCTTACTGCTGGCGTCGCAGTCCTGAGTATCCCGATGTCACAGAGTTTAATTGGAAAAAAGAACCGGCATCATTGCCCCTTGAAGACCCCCTGTTTGCGGCAGCATTACGTACCGAACCATCTGTTTTTGTTGAGGATGTCGAGACAGCTAGCCCCAAAGTCGTCAACAAAGATTTTGAACAAAAAAACTTTGGGCATAGAGCATTAGTTCACGCTCACCTGTGCCAGGATGGTTTATTGTGGGGGATTTTGCAACCCTGTGTCTTCGGTCAACCAAGGGTGTGGACTGAGTTCGATCGCTTTGTGATTGCCACAATTACAGAAAAGATCGCACCCTTAGCTGTTACTTATATCAAAACGACTCACTTCTAA
- a CDS encoding Gfo/Idh/MocA family protein, whose product MTIKIAVLGAGRWGVHLVRNFLENPQARLVAVVDPNPERLAALRSRYQFDESVLLATDWAQVRELPELDAVAIVTPASSHYTLIADALQQGYHVLAEKPLTLYPAESLELCRLAEQQHRQLVVDHTYLFHPAVIGGKAVIQKGILGDLRYGYATRTHLGPVRPDVDAMWDLAIHDIAIFNTWLGETPIKVQATGNVWLQSGLADLVWVTLTYPSGFQAYIHLCWFNPDKQRRLGVVGSQGTLIFDELSTESPLTIQHGSLEQSGNRFTPMNQSHEVVNVEPGEPLKRVCEHFLDCVSQNTTSTVSSGWVGAHLVQILRALTESLEQGGVPVTVPQPFKF is encoded by the coding sequence ATGACAATAAAAATTGCTGTATTAGGGGCTGGGCGGTGGGGTGTCCATCTGGTGCGAAACTTCTTAGAAAATCCCCAAGCGCGTTTAGTGGCGGTGGTAGACCCCAATCCGGAGAGATTGGCAGCTTTGCGATCGCGTTATCAGTTCGATGAGAGCGTACTTCTGGCAACCGATTGGGCCCAAGTGCGAGAATTGCCGGAACTGGACGCTGTTGCGATCGTCACCCCAGCCTCCAGCCACTACACCTTAATCGCTGACGCCCTCCAGCAAGGCTACCACGTCCTAGCAGAAAAACCTTTAACCCTATACCCAGCCGAGTCCCTGGAACTTTGCCGTTTAGCAGAACAACAGCACCGGCAACTTGTGGTAGACCACACCTATCTATTCCATCCCGCCGTAATTGGCGGAAAAGCCGTCATCCAAAAGGGAATACTCGGAGACTTGCGCTATGGTTACGCCACCCGAACCCACCTTGGCCCCGTGCGCCCGGATGTCGATGCCATGTGGGATTTAGCCATCCACGATATCGCCATTTTCAACACCTGGCTAGGGGAAACGCCAATAAAAGTGCAAGCTACTGGCAACGTCTGGCTGCAAAGCGGTTTAGCCGACTTGGTTTGGGTGACGCTTACCTACCCCAGCGGATTTCAAGCATATATCCATTTGTGCTGGTTCAATCCCGATAAACAGCGGCGTCTGGGAGTCGTAGGCAGTCAGGGGACTTTGATCTTTGACGAGTTATCGACAGAATCACCTCTGACTATACAGCATGGCAGTTTGGAGCAAAGCGGCAACCGATTTACTCCTATGAATCAAAGCCATGAAGTCGTGAATGTCGAACCAGGAGAACCTCTAAAACGAGTTTGCGAACACTTTCTTGATTGTGTTAGCCAGAACACAACCTCAACTGTTTCTTCGGGTTGGGTTGGCGCTCATTTAGTCCAAATTCTCCGTGCGTTGACAGAATCATTAGAACAAGGTGGAGTGCCCGTTACTGTTCCCCAACCGTTCAAATTTTAA
- a CDS encoding ATP-binding sensor histidine kinase, whose product MLNLPGIAVTAKIYDSPNSEVYRGILQKDNQPVILKVLKQDYPTPEEIRRYKQEYELASNLNIHGIIKAYGLENYQNTLVIIFEDFGGESLKILMNSRKFNIAEFLAIAIAIAHSLGHVHTANIIHKDINPSNLVLHPETGQLKIIDFGISTVLTRENPTLKNPNVLEGTLAYISPEQTGRMNRFLDYRTDFYSLGVTFYEMLTGQLPFITTDALELVHCHIAKQPITPHELNSDIPKAVSDLVMKMMEKTAEERYQSAWGIKADLEKCLTQLQRHGNISDLTLGTQDISDKFLIPQKLYGREAEVKDLLKAFDRVASPQNKSVVEIAHSPIQNPKSKIEMMLIAGYSGIGKSSLVAEIYKPITEKRGYFISGKFDQFQRNIPYSAVVVAFEGLVKQLLTESEAQLKQWRDKLLAAFGQQGRVIIDVIPEVELIVGKQPDVPELRPQESQNRFNLVFQNFIRAFCAKEHPLVIFLDDLQWADGASLKLIELMIADANRSYLFLIGAYRDNEVNASHPLIVMLDELQQKGESVNFITLTPLDVEHISHLIADTLHSDPNSVKPLAELVVRKTLGNPFFVNEFLKTLYAANLIAFDFERHCWQWDIAEIEAKGITDNVVELMIGKLQKLPETTQEVLSLAACVGAFFDLNTLSIICEKLPTQIFTDLVTAVQSGFILPTSELDDRLLIQNYKFLHDRVQQAAYALSDKKPKKAVHLQIGRLLWRNTEPEALSDRIFKIVDHLNLGVVETLNLTSLHISQEERDEIARLNTIAGQKAKAATAYGAASRYFNLGRELLAQDSWQTQYNMTLALYELAAEAAYLSGDFEQMETLVEVVLQQAKTLLDRVKVYEVKMQAYQVKARLLEVLKIGLQVVKLLGINLNEQPSLSDLHGKLSETISNLNGRQIDRLIHLPKMTDPEKLAAMRILARIAPAAYMVAPPMFTLIVCEEVNLSIKYGNAPWSSYAYATYGAILCGVVFDIESGYKFGKLALNVLSLFNENSLKAMTFEAVAGHIYHWKESVASTLIYLELGYQTGLTTGEFEWAGYCAAVNFQHSYFIGKELNYLVNTSAKYSGDIGQIRQKMDVFHQAVLNLIYQTPNPSVLIGEVYNEEQLLQELLAANDRLSLNNLYLNKLILSYLFYEYSQAVENAAKAAEYLDSVTGMLAVPVFHFYDSLARLGLYASVEKSAQQTLIEQVITNQEKMQKWAHYAPMNHLHKFYLVEAERHRVLGQYVEALEMYDRAIAEAKQNEYINEEALANELAAKFYLSWGKEKIAQVYMTDAYYCYSRWGAAAKIKHLESNYPQLLRRIGAARRIPDTGTITSTTSTGSKSGEVLDLATVMKASQAISGEMVLDKLLAKLMKILIENAGAQVGYLILNSPVEDGEKLLIQASGAVDSDRIAVLQSIPIDNYLPVSIINYVIRTKESVVLNDAMSEGNFTNDSYIKKHQTKSILCATLMNQGQLSGIVYLENNLIAGAFTPDRLEVLQLLSGQAAIAIANAKLYAEVRESKSRLTQFLEAIPVGVFVADAGGEPCYANQTAQQILGKGVVNNATGEQLAEVYQAYLAGSDRPFPNERNVTIRALQGESATVDDLEIHQGNKIIPLEVWGTPIYDAEGNITYALAAFQDITERKQAEKLLAEYNRNLEIQVAERTQELSQTLEHLQATQEELIQSEKMAALGQLVAGVAHEINTPLGAIRSSVENIAEFMTLYLEKLPAFFQQLSPQRQQDFFALLQNLNKQVTTFSTKEKRAFKRALISQLSDRDITNADTIADTLVDIGIYENIEPFLPLLKDPKSEDILNTLYQLASVQKSTQIITTATNRAAKIVFALKNYARYDNSGDKLKANIIEGIETVLTLYESQLKHGVETIRNYDRALPSILCYPDELNQVWTNLVHNALQAMSNKGTLTIDVRQQDTNLLIGITDSGTGIAPKIMSRIFDPFFTTKPPGEGSGLGLNIVKKIIDKHEGNISVESVPGQTTFTVSLPIN is encoded by the coding sequence ATGCTTAACCTTCCCGGCATTGCAGTTACAGCCAAAATCTATGACAGTCCTAACTCCGAAGTTTATCGAGGCATCCTTCAGAAGGATAACCAACCTGTTATCCTCAAAGTGCTGAAACAAGACTATCCCACCCCAGAGGAGATCCGCAGATATAAGCAAGAGTATGAACTCGCCTCCAACCTGAATATTCATGGCATCATCAAAGCTTATGGTTTAGAAAACTATCAGAATACTCTCGTCATTATCTTTGAAGATTTTGGCGGCGAATCTTTGAAAATATTGATGAATAGCCGGAAATTTAACATAGCTGAATTTTTAGCGATCGCTATTGCTATTGCTCATAGTTTAGGCCATGTTCACACAGCCAATATAATCCACAAAGATATTAACCCATCCAATTTAGTTCTTCACCCAGAAACCGGGCAACTCAAAATTATCGACTTTGGTATTTCCACCGTCTTAACCCGCGAAAATCCTACACTCAAAAATCCCAATGTTTTAGAAGGCACCTTGGCATATATATCTCCCGAACAGACAGGGAGAATGAACCGTTTTCTAGATTACCGCACCGACTTTTATTCCCTCGGTGTCACCTTCTACGAAATGCTCACGGGACAATTGCCGTTTATTACCACCGACGCCCTAGAATTGGTGCATTGTCATATTGCTAAACAGCCAATTACCCCCCATGAATTAAATAGCGATATTCCCAAAGCTGTGTCAGATCTTGTGATGAAAATGATGGAGAAAACGGCAGAAGAACGATACCAAAGTGCCTGGGGAATTAAAGCCGATTTGGAAAAATGTTTGACTCAATTACAGCGTCATGGGAATATATCAGATTTGACTCTGGGTACACAAGATATTTCCGACAAGTTTCTTATTCCTCAAAAACTTTATGGACGTGAAGCAGAAGTTAAAGATCTCCTCAAAGCTTTCGATCGCGTAGCGTCTCCCCAGAACAAATCAGTTGTAGAAATTGCCCATTCCCCAATCCAAAATCCAAAATCCAAAATCGAAATGATGCTGATAGCGGGTTATTCCGGTATCGGTAAATCATCCCTGGTAGCCGAAATTTACAAACCGATTACAGAAAAGCGCGGCTATTTCATTTCAGGTAAATTCGATCAATTTCAACGCAATATTCCTTATTCTGCTGTAGTAGTCGCCTTTGAGGGATTGGTGAAGCAACTCTTAACTGAAAGCGAAGCACAGCTAAAGCAATGGCGAGACAAACTCCTAGCTGCTTTCGGCCAGCAAGGTAGAGTAATTATAGATGTAATTCCCGAAGTGGAATTGATTGTGGGCAAGCAGCCAGACGTACCAGAATTAAGGCCGCAAGAATCGCAAAATCGCTTTAATCTTGTTTTCCAAAACTTTATCCGGGCATTTTGTGCCAAAGAACATCCATTAGTTATATTTCTAGACGATTTACAGTGGGCAGACGGAGCATCTCTGAAGTTAATTGAGCTAATGATCGCAGATGCGAATAGGTCATACCTATTTTTAATAGGGGCTTATCGCGATAACGAAGTCAACGCTTCCCATCCGTTGATCGTAATGCTTGATGAGTTACAACAGAAAGGAGAAAGTGTCAATTTTATTACCTTAACTCCTTTAGACGTAGAGCATATTAGCCACTTGATTGCCGACACATTGCACAGCGATCCTAACTCAGTAAAACCCTTGGCAGAATTGGTAGTGCGGAAAACTCTTGGCAATCCGTTCTTTGTCAACGAATTTCTGAAAACTCTGTACGCCGCAAACCTGATCGCATTTGATTTTGAACGTCACTGCTGGCAATGGGATATTGCAGAAATTGAGGCGAAGGGAATCACAGACAATGTGGTGGAGTTGATGATAGGTAAGTTGCAGAAATTGCCAGAAACAACGCAGGAGGTGCTAAGCTTGGCGGCTTGTGTGGGCGCATTTTTTGACTTAAATACCCTTTCTATCATCTGTGAAAAATTACCCACGCAAATTTTTACTGACCTAGTTACGGCTGTTCAGTCTGGGTTTATCCTGCCGACATCAGAATTAGACGATCGACTGCTAATTCAAAATTATAAATTCCTGCACGATCGCGTCCAACAAGCGGCATATGCTTTGAGCGATAAAAAGCCGAAAAAAGCAGTTCATTTGCAAATAGGTCGCTTGCTGTGGCGGAATACTGAGCCAGAGGCGTTATCAGATCGGATATTTAAAATTGTGGATCATCTCAATCTTGGCGTTGTAGAAACGTTAAATTTAACATCTCTGCATATCAGTCAAGAAGAAAGAGATGAAATTGCCAGACTGAATACGATCGCAGGTCAGAAAGCCAAAGCAGCGACAGCTTATGGGGCGGCAAGCAGGTATTTTAATTTGGGGCGAGAGCTTTTAGCACAAGATAGCTGGCAAACACAGTATAACATGACCCTGGCACTTTATGAATTAGCAGCGGAGGCGGCATATTTATCGGGTGACTTTGAGCAGATGGAGACACTGGTAGAAGTGGTGCTGCAACAAGCAAAAACTTTGCTCGATCGCGTGAAAGTGTATGAAGTCAAAATGCAAGCTTATCAAGTAAAAGCCAGATTGCTAGAAGTACTCAAAATTGGGCTACAAGTTGTGAAATTATTGGGTATAAATTTGAACGAACAACCTAGCTTATCCGATCTTCATGGAAAACTCTCAGAAACAATTTCAAATTTGAACGGGAGGCAGATCGATCGATTAATTCACCTGCCAAAAATGACCGATCCAGAAAAGTTAGCAGCTATGCGTATCCTAGCGAGGATAGCTCCTGCTGCCTATATGGTAGCTCCTCCAATGTTTACGTTAATTGTCTGCGAAGAAGTTAATCTATCTATTAAATATGGAAATGCGCCTTGGTCTAGCTATGCTTATGCTACTTACGGAGCAATTTTGTGCGGAGTAGTATTCGACATTGAATCTGGTTATAAATTTGGCAAGTTAGCTTTAAATGTATTGTCGCTATTCAATGAGAATTCACTTAAAGCTATGACATTTGAAGCGGTTGCAGGACATATATATCATTGGAAAGAATCTGTCGCTTCAACATTAATTTATTTAGAATTAGGTTATCAAACAGGACTAACAACCGGAGAGTTTGAATGGGCTGGTTATTGTGCAGCTGTGAATTTTCAACATTCATATTTTATCGGTAAAGAATTGAACTATCTTGTTAATACTTCTGCTAAATACAGTGGCGATATAGGTCAAATTAGACAAAAAATGGATGTTTTTCATCAAGCTGTTTTGAATTTGATTTACCAAACTCCAAATCCCAGTGTCTTAATTGGCGAAGTTTACAATGAAGAACAATTATTGCAAGAGCTTTTAGCGGCGAATGACCGCCTATCACTTAACAATTTATATTTAAATAAGCTGATTTTAAGTTATCTGTTTTACGAATATTCTCAAGCGGTTGAAAATGCGGCCAAAGCAGCAGAATATTTAGACAGCGTGACTGGAATGCTAGCTGTTCCTGTCTTCCATTTCTATGATTCTTTAGCAAGGCTGGGCTTGTATGCTAGTGTCGAGAAATCCGCACAACAAACCCTAATAGAACAGGTAATAACTAACCAGGAAAAGATGCAGAAATGGGCGCATTATGCTCCCATGAATCACTTACACAAATTTTATCTAGTGGAAGCCGAACGACATCGGGTACTCGGTCAATATGTGGAAGCCCTAGAGATGTACGATCGGGCCATTGCTGAAGCCAAACAAAATGAGTATATCAACGAAGAAGCCCTTGCCAACGAACTAGCTGCGAAATTCTACCTTTCATGGGGCAAAGAAAAAATCGCCCAAGTTTATATGACTGATGCCTACTACTGCTATTCTCGCTGGGGAGCGGCGGCAAAAATCAAGCATTTAGAGTCAAATTACCCGCAGTTACTCAGGCGCATTGGGGCAGCGAGAAGGATTCCAGACACGGGCACGATAACTAGCACTACCTCAACTGGCAGTAAGTCAGGCGAAGTTTTGGATTTAGCTACAGTTATGAAAGCATCGCAAGCGATTTCCGGCGAAATGGTGCTGGATAAATTACTCGCTAAATTGATGAAAATTCTCATCGAAAATGCGGGGGCGCAAGTTGGATACTTAATTTTAAATTCCCCGGTAGAGGATGGGGAAAAACTGCTGATTCAAGCATCGGGTGCAGTGGATTCCGATCGTATCGCCGTTTTGCAGTCAATTCCTATTGATAACTACCTACCCGTATCCATAATCAACTACGTTATCCGCACGAAGGAATCTGTGGTTTTGAATGATGCCATGAGTGAGGGAAATTTTACCAATGACTCCTACATCAAAAAACATCAGACTAAATCTATTTTGTGTGCTACTCTGATGAATCAGGGTCAACTCAGCGGCATTGTTTATCTAGAAAATAATTTGATTGCCGGAGCTTTTACCCCTGACAGATTGGAAGTCCTGCAACTGTTATCTGGTCAAGCAGCGATCGCGATCGCCAATGCCAAACTCTACGCAGAAGTCCGCGAAAGCAAGAGTCGGCTGACTCAATTTCTAGAAGCTATCCCAGTGGGCGTATTTGTGGCGGATGCAGGCGGTGAACCCTGCTATGCCAATCAAACCGCACAGCAGATCCTGGGCAAAGGAGTAGTAAATAATGCCACAGGCGAACAATTAGCAGAAGTTTATCAAGCCTATCTCGCCGGAAGCGATCGACCTTTTCCCAATGAGCGCAATGTTACAATTCGGGCATTGCAAGGAGAAAGTGCGACAGTTGACGATCTGGAAATTCACCAAGGAAACAAGATTATCCCCCTAGAAGTTTGGGGAACACCGATCTATGATGCAGAAGGCAATATAACTTATGCACTTGCAGCCTTTCAAGACATCACCGAACGCAAACAAGCCGAAAAGTTATTAGCTGAATACAATCGCAACTTAGAAATTCAAGTCGCAGAACGCACTCAAGAACTCTCTCAAACACTGGAACACCTGCAAGCCACCCAAGAAGAACTAATCCAATCCGAAAAAATGGCAGCTTTAGGTCAACTGGTTGCTGGTGTTGCCCACGAAATCAATACTCCCTTGGGAGCTATTCGCTCATCCGTTGAGAATATTGCCGAGTTCATGACTTTATACCTAGAAAAATTACCCGCATTTTTTCAACAACTTTCTCCACAACGTCAGCAAGACTTCTTTGCCTTGCTGCAAAATTTAAATAAACAAGTCACTACATTTTCAACCAAAGAAAAACGAGCTTTTAAACGCGCTTTAATTAGTCAACTTTCCGATCGCGACATTACCAATGCTGACACGATTGCCGATACCCTAGTAGACATCGGAATTTATGAAAATATCGAACCATTTTTGCCATTGTTAAAAGATCCAAAAAGCGAAGATATTTTAAACACCCTCTACCAACTTGCCAGCGTCCAAAAAAGCACGCAAATCATCACTACTGCCACAAACCGGGCTGCCAAAATAGTGTTTGCCCTGAAAAACTATGCTCGTTATGACAATTCTGGAGACAAGCTAAAGGCAAATATAATAGAAGGCATTGAAACTGTGTTAACCCTTTATGAAAGTCAACTCAAACATGGTGTGGAGACGATCCGAAACTACGATCGGGCCTTGCCCTCAATTCTGTGCTATCCCGACGAACTCAATCAAGTTTGGACAAATCTAGTCCATAATGCTTTACAAGCGATGAGTAACAAGGGAACCTTAACCATTGATGTAAGGCAGCAAGATACCAACTTACTGATCGGCATCACCGATAGCGGCACGGGAATAGCTCCGAAAATTATGTCGCGAATCTTCGATCCATTCTTCACCACAAAACCTCCAGGAGAAGGTAGCGGTTTGGGACTGAATATTGTCAAGAAGATTATTGATAAACACGAGGGTAACATTTCAGTAGAATCCGTGCCCGGTCAAACCACTTTTACGGTGTCCCTTCCAATTAACTAA
- a CDS encoding response regulator: MSKPVILCVDDENVVLNSLKIQLRNEFKDAYLYEIAESADEALEIIEELKEEGTDIVAIVSDWLMPGIKGDEFLIRVHAKYPNIIKIMLTGQADGAAIERAKLLANLHSYLPKPWTKKELIETIKDGLSKV; encoded by the coding sequence ATGTCTAAACCAGTGATTTTATGCGTTGATGATGAGAACGTAGTTTTGAATAGTCTGAAGATCCAACTCAGAAACGAGTTTAAGGATGCCTACCTTTATGAAATTGCTGAGAGTGCTGATGAAGCCTTGGAAATCATTGAGGAACTGAAAGAAGAGGGAACTGATATTGTAGCGATCGTCTCTGATTGGCTAATGCCGGGAATCAAGGGAGATGAATTTCTCATTCGCGTCCATGCAAAATATCCCAACATCATTAAAATAATGTTAACAGGACAAGCCGATGGAGCAGCGATCGAACGTGCCAAGCTTCTAGCTAACCTGCATTCTTACTTGCCAAAACCCTGGACTAAAAAAGAATTAATTGAAACTATAAAGGATGGCTTGTCAAAAGTATGA
- a CDS encoding response regulator encodes MNKPVIICVDDEYTILDSLKIELKRAIGDEYLIETAEGGEDALELLSELLKNEYEIALVISDYIMPDIKGDELLKRIHAILPKTIKIMLTGQADIEAVANTINNANLYRYIAKPWQSEDLRLTVKEAVRRYCQEKKLVEQNSKLENYNHKLEELVKIRTQELEEKNRQLQQEIRERQQVESALQASDVELRAIFAAMTDVVMVRDAQGRCLKIAPTYTAHLYKQAADMIGKTLHDVLPKEPADLILSCIQQALLNHQTVNIEYSLTIKDREVWLSANISPLSPDSVILVARDITDRKRREEALRLIVEGTASKTGGIFMHSCVRYLAEILQVRYALVTELANREKTKVRTLAFWNGTDFNENIEFEIAGTPCGETILNAKLCYYPNSLKAHFPNNKFLNDLGIQSYAGMPLFNSNGNVLGHLVVMDVKPMGNDQRIELILEIFAARAGAELERKKAEEKLQESVYAADAANRAKSQFLSKMSHELRTPLNAILGFTQVMNRDSSLSAEQKQHLGIISRSGEHLLTLINDILEMSKIEAGRVTLNENSFDLCRLLGTLNEMFQLKAKSKGLELIFDLFPDVPQYVKTDGNKLHQVLINLLGNAIKFTESGAVVLRVKNEDKEDFSATSFLPDSKVQRLLFEVEDTGPGIAREEINLLFAPFGQTETGRKSEQGTGLGLPISRQFVQLMGGDITMNSTVGKGTTFKFNIPVCVVESHQVPTSQDTRKVIGLAPNQLSYRILVVEDVKVSRLLLVKLLTTVGFGVRAAVNGMEAVALWESWKPHLILMDMQMPVMDGYEATKRIKAHPLGGSIAIVALTASAFEEDRIAILSAGCDDFVSKPFSIELILEKMAQYLGVLYIYDEPVAKSLEVKSQQQEVAIDLVSPDLSHRSARPLDEYLSQMPTEWVTQLYQAAAQCSDSLIFELIEQIPANDSPLAKTLKDWADEFRFDKVIDFIQQTKK; translated from the coding sequence ATGAATAAACCAGTCATTATTTGTGTCGATGACGAATATACCATCCTTGATAGTCTGAAAATTGAACTGAAAAGGGCAATTGGGGATGAATATCTTATAGAAACTGCTGAAGGTGGTGAAGATGCTTTGGAGTTATTGTCAGAGTTGCTAAAAAATGAGTATGAAATTGCTCTGGTAATCTCCGACTATATAATGCCCGATATTAAAGGCGATGAATTATTAAAGCGTATTCATGCCATCTTACCCAAAACCATCAAAATAATGCTGACAGGGCAAGCAGATATTGAAGCGGTAGCGAATACTATAAATAACGCAAATTTATATCGTTATATTGCCAAGCCGTGGCAGTCAGAAGACCTAAGATTGACGGTTAAAGAGGCAGTACGCAGGTACTGTCAGGAAAAAAAGCTAGTCGAACAAAATTCTAAATTGGAGAATTACAATCACAAATTAGAGGAATTAGTAAAAATTCGGACGCAGGAATTAGAAGAAAAAAATCGGCAACTGCAACAAGAGATTCGCGAACGCCAACAAGTAGAGTCAGCACTGCAAGCATCTGACGTGGAGCTGCGTGCCATATTCGCGGCGATGACTGATGTTGTCATGGTGAGAGATGCCCAAGGGCGCTGTCTCAAAATCGCCCCCACCTATACAGCGCATTTGTACAAACAGGCTGCTGATATGATTGGCAAAACGCTGCACGATGTTCTACCAAAAGAGCCAGCAGACCTCATTCTTAGCTGCATTCAACAAGCACTATTAAATCACCAGACGGTCAATATTGAATACAGTCTCACAATTAAGGATCGAGAAGTTTGGCTGTCTGCAAACATTTCACCTCTTTCTCCAGATTCAGTAATTTTAGTAGCGCGAGATATCACCGATCGCAAGCGGCGGGAAGAAGCGCTGCGATTAATAGTCGAGGGGACAGCCTCAAAAACTGGCGGGATATTCATGCACTCGTGTGTCCGATATCTAGCTGAAATACTGCAAGTCCGTTACGCCTTGGTGACGGAGTTGGCAAATCGGGAAAAAACCAAAGTTCGCACTCTGGCGTTTTGGAATGGCACTGATTTCAATGAAAACATCGAGTTTGAAATAGCTGGCACTCCCTGCGGTGAAACTATTTTAAATGCCAAGTTGTGCTACTACCCTAATAGCCTGAAAGCACATTTTCCTAACAATAAATTTCTCAATGATTTAGGCATACAAAGCTATGCAGGAATGCCCCTGTTTAACTCCAATGGCAATGTCTTAGGCCATTTGGTAGTGATGGATGTGAAGCCGATGGGCAATGACCAGAGAATAGAGTTAATTTTGGAAATTTTCGCTGCCAGAGCCGGAGCCGAATTGGAGCGCAAAAAAGCAGAAGAGAAGCTCCAAGAATCTGTATATGCCGCCGATGCAGCGAACCGCGCCAAAAGCCAATTCCTCTCCAAGATGAGCCACGAACTGCGTACACCTCTCAACGCGATCCTGGGCTTTACCCAAGTGATGAACCGCGATTCATCCTTATCGGCTGAGCAGAAGCAACATTTGGGAATTATCAGTCGCAGTGGCGAGCATTTGCTGACATTGATTAATGACATTTTGGAAATGTCTAAAATTGAGGCAGGCAGGGTAACGTTGAATGAAAATAGCTTTGACCTATGCCGCCTGCTTGGCACTCTCAACGAGATGTTCCAACTCAAAGCTAAGTCCAAGGGATTAGAGTTAATCTTCGATCTATTTCCAGACGTTCCCCAATACGTGAAAACAGATGGGAACAAGTTGCATCAAGTTTTGATAAATCTGCTTGGAAATGCGATCAAATTCACGGAATCTGGCGCTGTTGTGTTGCGAGTTAAGAATGAAGACAAAGAAGATTTTTCCGCTACTTCCTTCCTCCCTGATTCAAAAGTTCAGCGTCTGCTATTTGAAGTTGAAGACACTGGCCCTGGCATTGCCCGTGAAGAAATAAATCTCCTATTTGCACCTTTCGGACAAACGGAAACGGGTCGAAAATCTGAGCAAGGAACCGGATTGGGTTTACCCATTAGCCGACAATTCGTGCAACTGATGGGAGGAGATATCACTATGAACAGTACCGTCGGTAAAGGAACAACTTTTAAATTTAATATTCCTGTTTGTGTAGTTGAGAGCCACCAAGTTCCGACTTCTCAGGACACCCGCAAGGTAATTGGGCTAGCGCCTAACCAACTTTCCTATCGTATCCTTGTGGTTGAAGATGTGAAAGTCAGCCGCCTCCTGCTGGTTAAATTGCTCACAACCGTAGGCTTTGGGGTGCGTGCGGCGGTCAACGGTATGGAAGCAGTTGCTCTGTGGGAGAGTTGGAAACCCCACTTAATTTTGATGGATATGCAGATGCCGGTGATGGATGGGTACGAGGCGACCAAACGCATCAAAGCGCATCCTCTGGGTGGGTCGATTGCGATCGTCGCCCTGACTGCGAGTGCCTTTGAGGAAGACCGAATCGCTATTTTGTCAGCTGGTTGCGACGATTTTGTGAGCAAGCCGTTCTCAATCGAGCTAATCTTAGAAAAAATGGCTCAGTATTTAGGGGTGCTATACATTTATGACGAGCCTGTGGCGAAGAGCTTGGAAGTTAAATCCCAGCAACAAGAGGTTGCGATCGATCTAGTTTCACCAGATCTCAGCCACCGCTCAGCTCGACCCCTTGATGAATACTTGTCCCAAATGCCTACGGAATGGGTAACGCAGCTATATCAGGCGGCGGCCCAATGCAGCGATAGCCTAATTTTCGAGCTGATCGAGCAAATTCCAGCGAACGACTCCCCTCTCGCCAAAACCTTAAAAGACTGGGCCGATGAATTTCGTTTTGATAAGGTCATAGATTTTATTCAACAAACAAAAAAATGA